One window from the genome of Glycine soja cultivar W05 chromosome 12, ASM419377v2, whole genome shotgun sequence encodes:
- the LOC114379221 gene encoding uncharacterized protein LOC114379221: MVSVGPGKFYGTSLPRPRIYTDVKFNDHRIDPPTPVNGPLMSWAQEAHWSMGGLSFKRLRLQGKIEGNVERLRYQREKAQAQSPSPPPPPRSVLRGSKRTSSPSPPLAPFATKRRRCMDLILEEEVEAPSAGVRKSRLVKKLGDDFDRVASLENEGAETTSLKTRSKRLVKGGKPVKKMAVEESEKSKPKAKKSTAEAAGKSFVSVNAVRTSPRLPKRVSKHL, translated from the coding sequence ATGGTTTCTGTGGGCCCAGGCAAGTTCTACGGCACCAGCCTCCCCCGCCCTCGGATCTACACCGACGTCAAGTTCAACGACCACCGCATTGACCCACCCACTCCCGTCAACGGCCCACTTATGTCCTGGGCCCAAGAAGCCCACTGGTCCATGGGCGGCCTCAGCTTCAAGCGCCTCCGCCTCCAGGGCAAAATAGAAGGCAACGTCGAAAGGCTCCGCTACCAGCGCGAGAAGGCCCAAGCCCAAAGCCCGAGCCCACCACCCCCGCCGCGCTCCGTTCTCCGCGGATCCAAAAGAACTTCCTCCCCTTCGCCGCCACTGGCTCCGTTCGCGACGAAACGCCGAAGGTGCATGGATCTGATCCTAGAAGAAGAGGTTGAAGCTCCGAGTGCTGGCGTTAGGAAGAGTCGCTTAGTGAAGAAGCTTGGCGATGATTTTGATAGGGTGGCTTCTTTGGAGAACGAGGGTGCTGAAACGACGTCGTTGAAGACTCGGAGTAAGAGATTGGTTAAAGGTGGCAAACCTGTGAAGAAGATGGCGGTTGAAGAGTCGGAGAAATCAAAGCCCAAAGCAAAGAAGAGTACAGCTGAAGCTGCTGGGAAGAGCTTTGTTTCTGTTAACGCTGTTAGAACTTCGCCCAGATTGCCCAAGCGTGTGTCCAAACACCTATAG
- the LOC114380142 gene encoding uncharacterized protein LOC114380142, with translation MVVSLGPGKFYGTSLPRPRIYTDVKFNDHRVDPPVPVNDPLMSWAQEAHWSMGGLSFKRLRLQGKIEGNVERLRSQREKFQAQSPSPSPPARADLRRSKRAASPLTPPAPVMAKRRRYMDLIQEEEEEEEEGVVVRRTSVRKSGLVKKLGDDFDRVALENDESNTVSSLKTTRGRKLVKNGELGNKTVVEVAEKSNTKGKKSASEAEKSPGVRTSSRLAKRVSN, from the coding sequence ATGGTAGTTTCTCTCGGTCCTGGGAAATTCTACGGCACCAGCCTCCCCCGACCTCGGATCTACACCGACGTCAAGTTCAACGACCACCGCGTCGACCCACCCGTTCCCGTCAACGACCCACTCATGTCCTGGGCCCAAGAGGCCCACTGGTCCATGGGCGGCCTCAGCTTCAAGCGCCTCCGTCTCCAGGGCAAAATTGAAGGCAATGTCGAAAGGCTTCGCTCCCAGCGCGAGAAGTTCCAGGCTCAAAGCCCAAGCCCAAGCCCACCGGCACGCGCCGACCTCCGCAGATCCAAAAGAGCTGCTTCCCCTCTGACTCCACCGGCTCCGGTCATGGCGAAACGGCGAAGATACATGGATCTTATCcaagaggaagaagaggaagaagaagaaggggttGTGGTTCGGAGGACCAGTGTTCGGAAGAGCGGCTTGGTGAAGAAGCTTGGGGATGATTTTGACAGGGTTGCCCTGGAAAACGATGAGTCCAATACGGTGTCGTCGTTGAAGACGACTCGTGGTCGGAAATTGGTTAAGAATGGTGAACTTGGGAACAAAACGGTGGTTGAAGTAGCTGAAAAATCAAACACCAAAGGAAAGAAGAGTGCAAGTGAAGCCGAGAAGAGCCCTGGGGTTAGAACTTCTTCCAGATTGGCTAAACGTGTGTCCAATTAA
- the LOC114380139 gene encoding mannan endo-1,4-beta-mannosidase 2-like, with protein MVFGNSLFYPILGFASFVVFIYMSFGGIKFSFLEEGPELSFVERNGTQFVLDGKAFYVNGWNSYWLMVQSVDVYSRSKVREMMKTGAKMGLTVCRTWAFNDGDYNALQTSPGRFDEQSFQALDYVIAEARQHGIRLLLSLVNNLQAYGGKSQYVKWAWQEGVGLSSSNDSFFFDPSIRTYFKNYIKTVLTRKNTITGIEYRNDPSIFGWELINEPRCMSDPSGDTLQGWIDEMSTFVKMIDKNHLLTVGLEGFYGPNDPKSSTVNPELWASRLGSDFIRNSKISHIDFASVHIYPDHWFHEQVFEDQLKFVYKWMLSHIEDGDEVLKKPVLFSEFGLSKTNQNFSLSDREKMHRAVLDIIYKSAKRNRSGAGALVWQFLVGGMKEFSDEYGMVPWESSSTPHVFIEQSCRLANAKGWTQLDVSFKEHC; from the exons ATGGTGTTTGGAAATAGCCTGTTTTATCCCATTCTGGGTTTTGCATCTTTTGTGGTTTTCATTTACATGTCTTTTGGGGGCATAAAGTTCAGTTTTTTGGAGGAAGGGCCAGAATTGAGCTTTGTGGAGAGAAATGGAACACAGTTTGTGTTGGATGGAAAAGCGTTTTATGTGAATGGGTGGAACTCTTACTGGCTAATGGTTCAGTCGGTGGATGTTTATTCGAGATCCAAGGTTCGAGAAATGATGAAAACCGGTGCTAAGATGGGTCTCACCGTGTGTCGAACTTGGGCTTTCAATGATGGAGACTACAATGCCCTTCAAACTTCCCCTGGTCGTTTTGACGAACAATCTTTCCAG GCCTTGGATTATGTCATAGCAGAAGCAAGGCAACATGGAATTAGGCTCCTTCTTAGCTTAGTGAATAATTTGCAAGCATATGGTGGGAAGAGTCAGTATGTCAAATGGGCATGGCAAGAAGGGGTAGGGTTAAGTTCGTCCAACGATTCTTTCTTCTTTGATCCATCTATCCGTACTTATTTCAAGAATTACATCAAG ACTGTCTTGACCAGGAAAAATACTATCACCGGAATTGAATATAGAAATGACCCCAGCATTTTTGGTTGGGAATTGATTAATGAGCCTCGTTGCATGTCTGATCCTTCAGGTGACACTCTACAA GGATGGATAGACGAAATGTCAACTTTTGTCAAAATGATTGACAAGAACCATCTGTTGACTGTGGGTCTCGAAGGTTTTTATGGTCCAAACGATCCAAAAAGTTCAACTGTCAACCCTGAGCTTTGGGCATCCAGACTTGGGTCTGATTTTATTCGGAACTCCAAAATATCACACATTGATTTCGCCTCTGTTCACATCTATCCTGACCATTG gTTTCATGAGCAAGTATTCGAAGATCAACTGAAATTTGTCTACAAGTGGATGCTTTCCCACATTGAAGATGGTGACGAAGTATTGAAGAAGCCCGTCTTATTTTCTGAATTTGGACTATCAAAAACGAACCAGAACTTTTCCTTGTCCGACCGGGAAAAAATGCATAGAGCTGTTCTAgacataatatataaatctgCTAAAAGAAACAGGTCTGGAGCAGGTGCTCTGGTTTGGCAATTCCTAGTTGGGGGAATGAAGGAGTTTTCTGATGAATATGGGATGGTCCCATGGGAAAGTTCGTCAACTCCCCATGTATTTATTGAACAGTCTTGCAGATTGGCCAATGCAAAGGGATGGACTCAACTGGATGTAAGTTTCAAAGAACATTGTTAA
- the LOC114379203 gene encoding uncharacterized protein LOC114379203, producing MSMAKVEEEEQPTSPIHTSPSSYVLLLQIMSKRKTWVCIFVLVYGLLFTSSWNFLKSMVSWYKLRAAESSITSWWPALYASVLLGAVFGVLSMVAALAVVVPAVLVTWIALVGLLAFFGKPKRTLVVEGRMITKEIFGFVMQVLLKEGNIVAAVCAVLGYFVLGRTNGKGVDRIGCVSLVINSDAMVSL from the coding sequence ATGTCCATGGCAAAagtggaagaagaggaacaaCCCACTTCACCAATTCACACATCACCTTCCTCTTACGTGCTACTGCTTCAAATCATGAGCAAAAGAAAAACCTGGGTGTGCATCTTTGTGCTTGTTTATGGCTTGCTCTTCACATCTTCGTGGAATTTTCTCAAGTCCATGGTTTCGTGGTACAAGTTGCGAGCTGCAGAGTCATCAATAACTTCGTGGTGGCCTGCACTCTATGCCTCGGTGCTTCTTGGTGCGGTTTTTGGGGTGCTTTCGATGGTTGCAGCTCTTGCTGTGGTTGTTCCTGCGGTTCTGGTGACGTGGATCGCCTTAGTGGGGTTGTTGGCTTTCTTTGGTAAGCCTAAGAGGACTTTGGTTGTGGAGGGAAGAATGATTACCAAAGAGATTTTTGGTTTTGTGATGCAGGTTTTGCTGAAAGAAGGGAACATTGTGGCTGCTGTTTGTGCTGTTTTGGGGTACTTCGTTCTTGGGAGAACGAATGGGAAGGGTGTTGACAGAATTGGGTGTGTGAGTTTGGTGATTAATTCTGATGCAATGGTTAGTTTGTAG